In one window of Cydia fagiglandana chromosome 1, ilCydFagi1.1, whole genome shotgun sequence DNA:
- the LOC134679962 gene encoding small ribosomal subunit protein bS21m, which yields MQLTLRLLANRHPSFIARTVFVKNNNVDDACRLVNRILGKEGILEQFRLTRYYEKPFQTRRRINHEKCKAIYNEDMERKIQFVLRKNRHEPFPGCH from the exons atgcAATTAACATTAAGGCTGTTGGCTAACAGACATCCGTCCTTCATTGCCAGGACGGTATTTGTGAAGAACAACAACGTAGACGATGCTTGCAGGCTGGTCAATAGAATCTTGGGCAAAGAAGGCATCTTGGAGCAGTTCAGGCTAACCAGATACTATGAGAAACCCTTCCAG ACGAGACGACGGATCAACCATGAAAAGTGCAAAGCAATCTACAATGAAGATATGGAGAGGAAAATTCAATTTGTGCTCCGCAAGAACAGACATGAACCCTTCCCTGGATGCCACTGA
- the LOC134679952 gene encoding out at first protein yields the protein MQLFILTFLLYFLISPSNLQLLINVRNQGGDVVQESITANVSEDTVTLEFLRMDGVFVSQIVDFANEVEAMKVVIPAEEELGQTGVQTLCFLTHAAQADFIAPDAMAKLRQKNPGTVRVAEEVRGWRQTTATASGARAVALLSAPAARHCAQARDKVYLRQADLARWAPRPGLDQSSYGSLVTPFPARALDADGAALPPCVSETDRGKECICHMEVCVNWYPCGLKYCKGKPQGGLSYRCGIKTCHRCYRYHFYVQFRHNCYNYT from the exons atgcagttatttattttaacttttctACTCTATTTCCTTATTTCCCCTTCTAATTTGCAACTTCTTATCAATGTTAGAAATCAG GGCGGCGATGTGGTGCAGGAGAGCATCACGGCGAACGTGTCGGAGGACACGGTGACGCTGGAGTTCCTGCGGATGGACGGCGTCTTCGTCTCGCAGATCGTCGATTTCGCTAAT GAAGTGGAGGCCATGAAGGTAGTGATCCCAGCAGAAGAGGAGCTGGGGCAGACTGGTGTGCAGACCTTGTGCTTCCTGACACATGCAGCGCAGGCTGACTTTATTGCACCTGATGCCATGGCCAAGCTGAGACAG AAAAACCCAGGTACGGTCCGGGTAGCAGAGGAAGTCCGTGGTTGGAGACAAACCACAGCCACGGCATCAGGCGCACGCGCAGTTGCGTTGCTGTCCGCACCTGCTGCTCGGCACTGCGCACAAGCTAGGGACAAGGTGTACTTGCGCCAGGCTGATCTGGCGCGCTGGGCGCCTAGACCAG GCCTAGATCAATCGTCGTACGGCAGTCTAGTGACACCGTTCCCAGCGCGCGCCCTGGACGCGGACGGCGCCGCGCTGCCGCCTTGTGTGAGCGAGACCGACCGGGGGAAAGAGTGCATCTGTCACATGGAG gtcTGTGTAAACTGGTACCCTTGTGGTCTTAAGTACTGCAAAGGCAAGCCACAAGGAGGTTTAAGTTACCGCTGCGGCATCAAGACCTGCCACCGCTGTTACCGCTACCATTTCTATGTACAG TTCCGTCACAACTGCTACAACTACACGTGA